One segment of Engraulis encrasicolus isolate BLACKSEA-1 chromosome 7, IST_EnEncr_1.0, whole genome shotgun sequence DNA contains the following:
- the LOC134452057 gene encoding general transcription factor II-I repeat domain-containing protein 2A-like, producing MDLKGKKRRIADENRGFKEEWTELYAFIANAEGLPACLICNEKLSNNKKSNVERHFQLRHAKFADDYPVGTERKSAIAVLVEKFEGRKNSFKKWITSPNSTAAASFVAAREIVKRGKPFTDGEYMKDSFIKMSEHLFSDFRNKTEIIQKIKDMPLSAKTVKERAIKMANNITDQQIKDINSAPAFSIACDESCDVTDIEQTALLCRYVNCDGPQEEMIELIPLKGQTRGEDICNAVLQCLNDKGIHTGHLISVATDGAPSMRGSQKGFVTLLQKALDRDLLAFHCILHQEALCAQTFPAECIEVMNHVIQIVNKILAKALNHRQFRALLEEVESEYADLLLHNKVRWLSRGEVLRRFVACLEHVNTFLKTKGLNYPQLDDINWLEKLHFMVDMTCHLNTLNKSLQEQGNTALQMLEAVLSFERKLTVLARDVQRGTLSHFSSLREFKDAHHDHTLNSDYLQGAIVDMQAAFGGRFGEFRKEKVTLSFPVTPLQIDPSSLKTFPGIDLAELEMEMADIADKEMWVAKFEQLTAELEDVGRQKASAAQSHKWSDIESLPKPEKLVFETWKALPDSYGNMKKYAFAVLSMFGSTYLCEQIFSNMNYIKSKYRTRLTDESLQSCVKIKVTNYMPDVEKLSSDVRKHKSH from the coding sequence atggatttaaaaggaaaaaagaggaggattGCCGATGAAAATAGAGGATTTAAGGAAGAATGGACTGAACTGTATGCTTTCATTGCCAATGCTGAAGGGTTGCCTGCATGTTTGATTTGCAATGAGAAGTTGTCAAATAACAAGAAGAGCAATGTGGAGCGACATTTCCAGCTAAGGCACGCTAAATTTGCTGACGATTACCCAGTTGGAACTGAGAGGAAAAGTGCAATTGCAGTGCTGGTGGAGAAATTTGAGGGCCGAAAAAACAGTTTCAAGAAGTGGATTACATCTCCAAACTCTACTGCTGCTGCAAGTTTTGTTGCAGCCAGGGAGATTGTAAAGCGTGGAAAACCATTCACAGATGGCGAGTACATGAAGGATTcattcattaaaatgtcagagcACCTGTTTTCGGACTTCAGAAACAAAACCGAGATCATTCAGAAAATAAAAGACATGCCTCTCTCCGCAAAAACAGTGAAGGAGAGGGCAATTAAAATGGCAAACAATATCACCGATCAGCAAATCAAGGACATCAATTCAGCTCCAGCTTTCTCAATAGCCTGTGATGAGTCGTGTGACGTGACGGATATCGAACAGACAGCTCTGCTATGCAGGTATGTGAACTGTGATGGGCCGCAAGAAGAAATGATCGAATTGATACCACTAAAAGGCCAAACACGGGGGGAGGACATATGCAACGCTGTGCTACAGTGTTTAAATGACAAAGGAATACACACTGGGCACCTGATTTCAGTCGCAACAGACGGTGCGCCGAGTATGAGAGGGTCGCAAAAGGGGTTTGTGACTTTACTACAGAAAGCATTGGATCGAGATCTGCTTGCATTCCATTGCATATTGCACCAAGAGGCGCTGTGTGCGCAAACATTCCCAGCAGAATGTATTGAGGTGATGAACCATGTCATCCAAATTGTCAACAAAATACTCGCAAAAGCACTAAACCACCGCCAGTTCCGTGCATTGCTAGAGGAAGTTGAGAGCGAATATGCGGACCTCCTGCTGCACAACAAGGTCCGCTGGCTATCCAGGGGCGAGGTTTTGCGTCGCTTCGTTGCGTGTTTAGAGCACGTTAACACCTTTCTGAAAACCAAAGGCCTCAACTACCCACAACTGGACGACATAAATtggctggaaaaactgcacttcaTGGTTGACATGACATGTCATCTAAACACGCTCAATAAAAGTCTCCAGGAGCAGGGAAACACTGCGCTTCAAATGCTGGAAGCCGTTTTGTCATTCGAGCGCAAGCTGACAGTATTGGCCAGGGATGTACAGCGAGGCACGCTCTCCCACTTCTCATCCCTGAGAGAGTTCAAAGACGCCCATCACGATCACACACTCAATAGTGATTATTTGCAAGGTGCAATCGTTGACATGCAAGCTGCATTTGGGGGCAGATTTGGCGAATTCCGAAAGGAAAAGGTGACTCTGTCTTTCCCTGTCACACCCCTGCAAATTGATCCTTCCTCGCTGAAAACATTTCCAGGAATTGATCTGGCTGAGCTCGAAATGGAAATGGCCGATATAGCCGATAAAGAAATGTGGGTTGCCAAATTCGAACAGCTGACAGCAGAGCTTGAAGACGTCGGCCGCCAGAAAGCCAGCGCTGCCCAAAGCCACAAATGGAGCGACATCGAAAGCCTCCCAAAACCCGAGAAACTTGTGTTTGAAACATGGAAGGCTCTTCCCGACTCTTATGGTAACATGAAGAAATACGCATTTGCAGTGTTATCCATGTTTGGATCAACATATCTGTGCGAGCAGATCTTCTCAAACATGAACTATATTAAATCCAAATACCGCACCCGCCTCACAGATGAGAGCTTGCAGTCCTGCGTCAAGATTAAAGTAACAAACTACATGCCCGATGTGGAGAAGCTGTCCAGTGATGTCCGAAAACACAAGTCACATTGA